A window from Larimichthys crocea isolate SSNF chromosome XXIII, L_crocea_2.0, whole genome shotgun sequence encodes these proteins:
- the psme1 gene encoding proteasome activator complex subunit 1: MATLGIRVESKKQVDDFCQNLTKEAEDLVTKFFPRKLEELQMLLKTSFSCDDLASLKAPLDIPIPDPAKEEAKRKKKEEKEAKEGKKDKDSDKEEEDSGPPCGPICSNERVESLLQQVRPEIQTLKEKLNTVSMWVQLQIPKIEDGNNFGVAVQEKVFELLTNTRTKIEAFQTQISKYYSERGDAVAKASKQAHVGDYRQLVHELDQYQYCELRLVIQDIRNTYAVLFDIINKNYDKIKKPRGDGKALIY; this comes from the exons ATGGCTACTCTGGGTATTCGCGTCGAGTCGAAGAAACAG GTGGATGACTTCTGCCAAAATCTCACTAAAGAG GCAGAAGACTTGGTTACTAAATTCTTCCCTCGGAAGCTTGAAGAGCTGCAGATGCTGCTGAAG ACGTCCTTCAGCTGCGATGATCTGGCATCCTTGAAGGCTCCGCTGGACATCCCGATACCAGACCCGGCTAAAGAAGAGGCCAAACgcaagaagaaggaggag AAGGAGGCgaaggaggggaagaaagaCAAGGACAGCgataaagaggaggaagattCAG GGCCTCCTTGCGGTCCCATCTGCAGCAACGAGCGAGTGGAGAGTCTCCTGCAGCAGGTCAGGCCTGAGATCCAGACACTCAAGGAGAAGCTCAACACG GTGTCAATGTGGGTGCAACTCCAAATCCCCAAAATTGAAGATGGTAACAACTTCGGAGTGGCTGTACAG GAGAAAGTGTTCGAGCTGCTGACCAACACGCGCACCAAGATCGAAGCTTTCCAAACTCAGATTTCAAA ATATTACAGCGAGAGAGGTGACGCTGTGGCCAAAGCCTCCAAACAAGCCCATGTG GGAGACTACCGACAGCTTGTTCATGAGCTGGACCAGTATCAGTACTGCGAGCTCCGCCTTGTGATTCAGGACATCCGCAACACATAT gCCGTGCTGTTTGACATCATTAACAAGAACTATGACAAGATTAAAAAGCCCAGAGGAGACGGCAAAGCTCTCATCTACTGA
- the fitm1 gene encoding fat storage-inducing transmembrane protein 1, with protein sequence MDLKAENSSNGFAPEINLEKLHKMAADLALPGKFILRLLNAALVFVTNLLARVLGSRLVRGHFHLMLSGLVLFGPLLSFWVSKYSIFANGNHYLYRKFLRSTWGWTCTFTGSFILLLSISARHSLSLSLRHLSRIGVVGLLWWGCRSLLTLLEDAAGTCYEPMTAQDIQSTAAPVQPLLLLHEDQTKASCLKANMVWRGYEVSQDVLILCLCCLLLVEEISVFGPHLAQAKPLQTSHSGPLRFIFLLCVLLLAVWMFLLLCLLAHFPKFPSQQLGGALGYLGWRGLYQGWYRLKPSWSCPGLPGEELFTTTDIDKQP encoded by the exons ATGGATCTGAAGGCTGAAAACTCCTCAAATGGCTTCGCACCAGAGATCAATTTGGAAaagttacacaagatggctgcgGATCTGGCACTGCCAGGAAAATTCATCCTCCGACTCCTGAACGCTGCTCTGGTGTTTGTAACAAACTTACTGGCCAGGGTTTTAGGGAGCCGCCTGGTCAGAGGACATTTCCACTTGATGCTGTCTGGTTTGGTTCTGTTTGGGCCATTGCTGAGTTTCTGGGTGTCAAAGTACAGCATCTTCGCCAATGGCAACCACTACCTGTACAG GAAGTTCCTCAGGTCCACTTGGGGTTGGACCTGCACCTTCACAGgttccttcatcctcctcctctccatctcagcccgtcactccctctctctctcgcttcgCCACCTCTCTCGGATAGGGGTTGTGGGGTTGCTCTGGTGGGGCTGTCGGAGTCTCCTGACCCTGCTGGAGGATGCGGCAGGAACCTGTTATGAACCTATGACTGCTCAGGATATCCAAAGCACTGCCGCCCCAGTgcagcctctgctgctcctgcatGAAGACCAGACCAAAGCCTCCTGTCTCAAAGCCAACATGGTGTGGAGAGGTTACGAAGTATCCCAGGACGTCCTCATCCTCTGCTTGTGTTGCCTGCTGCTTGTTGAGGAGATATCTGTCTTTGGCCCTCATCTAGCTCAAGCAAAGCCTCTGCAGACATCACACAGTGGCCCTTTAAGGTTTATCTTCCTCCTGTGTGTACTTCTACTCGCCGTTTGGatgttcctgctgctgtgtctgctcgCACACTTCCCAAAGTTCCCCTCCCAGCAGCTGGGAGGCGCTCTGGGCTACCTGGGGTGGAGGGGACTCTATCAGGGCTGGTACAGACTCAAACCAAGCTGGAGCTGTCCTGGTCTGCCAGGAGAGGAACTTTTTACCACCACAGACATTGATAAACAGCCGTAA